The [Actinobacillus] rossii genome contains a region encoding:
- the yeaD gene encoding aldose 1-epimerase — translation MNVKLIKQLTPELKLVQYNEIPVLELSHEVGTAKISLQGAQLLSWQPTHTQQDVIWLSEIEPFNLGEAIRGGIPICYPWFGKAGTPMHGYARLQLWKLVSFDIQSDEVHLHFLLETENAEDVAHIEMTFTDEFHLEFTNYCIEKEPQLALHTYFNVADITQTEIQQLPTTTFNVLTQQQETVSSTRVITENVECIYQANEQNAIADKINNRTIEIIHENASEIVAWNPWDKETSNMSKDGHNTMICVETARISERLGEKAIGLRIRVK, via the coding sequence ATGAACGTGAAATTAATCAAACAACTCACTCCAGAGCTGAAATTAGTTCAATATAATGAAATTCCCGTACTAGAACTAAGTCATGAAGTTGGTACGGCTAAAATTTCGCTACAAGGTGCACAATTACTAAGTTGGCAACCTACACATACACAACAAGATGTTATTTGGTTAAGTGAAATTGAGCCATTTAATTTAGGTGAGGCTATTCGTGGGGGGATTCCAATTTGTTATCCGTGGTTTGGTAAAGCAGGAACACCAATGCACGGTTATGCCCGTTTACAGCTATGGAAATTAGTTAGTTTTGATATTCAATCCGATGAAGTTCATTTACATTTCTTACTAGAAACAGAAAACGCTGAAGATGTAGCACATATTGAGATGACATTCACAGATGAATTTCATCTTGAATTTACAAATTATTGTATTGAAAAAGAACCACAACTTGCTTTGCATACTTATTTCAATGTTGCTGATATTACCCAAACAGAAATACAGCAATTGCCGACCACCACGTTTAATGTACTTACACAGCAACAAGAAACGGTTTCTTCCACTCGTGTTATCACTGAAAATGTGGAATGTATCTATCAAGCTAATGAACAGAATGCGATTGCAGATAAAATAAATAATCGTACTATTGAGATTATTCATGAAAATGCATCAGAAATTGTCGCTTGGAATCCTTGGGATAAAGAAACAAGCAATATGAGTAAAGACGGTCACAACACAATGATTTGTGTAGAAACTGCTCGTATTAGCGAACGTTTAGGTGAAAAAGCAATCGGATTAAGAATTCGAGTCAAATAG
- the dinG gene encoding helicase c2 yields the protein MCDQTQIIKVFSENSELSQNIPGFRPRAEQLDMATAVGKTIQNKTALVVEAGTGTGKTFAYLAPALLAKKKTIISTGSKNLQDQLFNRDLPAIKKALSYSGKIALLKGRANYLCLERLEQVIAQGVLGDKSVLADLAKVRKWNNSTQSGDLSECTELAEDSPILPQLTSTTESCLGSDCLNYSDCYVALARKRALAADLVVVNHHLFCADMAVKESGFGELIPQAEVIIFDEAHQLPDIASQYFGQSLTSRQLFDLCKDMNIVYRTELKDMSQLGVAADQLQKMVQDFRLLLGDGSQRGNWRELFSQSAVKKGYENLKEKLDFCADVIKLALGRSQTLDSIFERIAAVKNQLERLSDTTITGYCYWYETFNRQFGLHITPLTVSDKFGEQMRAKETAWIFTSATLEVGGTFSHFCQRLGIEGAEQKLLESPFNYPEQALFCVPRYLPSSNQVHTLTQLAEMLLPVIEVNKGRCFVLCTSYFMMRGLAEYFREHSGLSILLQGETSKSKLLEQFVQEEHSVLVATSSFWEGVDVRGDALSLVIIDKLPFTSPDEPLLKARIEDCKLQGGEPFNDIQIPEAVIALKQGVGRLIRDVNDKGAVIICDSRLVNRAYGETFLKSLPNAKRTRDLGKVIEFLENLQN from the coding sequence ATGTGTGATCAAACGCAAATAATTAAAGTTTTTTCAGAAAACAGCGAATTAAGTCAAAATATTCCGGGCTTTCGTCCACGTGCGGAGCAGCTTGATATGGCAACAGCTGTTGGAAAAACGATTCAAAATAAGACCGCACTTGTGGTTGAAGCCGGCACGGGGACAGGGAAAACTTTCGCCTATCTTGCGCCCGCTTTGCTCGCTAAAAAGAAAACGATTATTTCCACGGGGTCAAAGAATCTACAAGATCAACTTTTTAACAGAGATTTACCTGCAATTAAAAAGGCGCTGAGCTATTCAGGTAAAATTGCTTTGCTTAAAGGACGGGCTAACTACCTTTGTTTGGAACGTCTGGAGCAAGTGATTGCGCAAGGGGTACTCGGTGATAAATCTGTTTTAGCTGATTTAGCTAAAGTGCGTAAATGGAATAATAGTACTCAATCAGGGGATTTGTCAGAGTGTACTGAATTAGCTGAAGACAGCCCAATTTTGCCACAACTTACGAGCACTACAGAAAGCTGTTTAGGTTCTGACTGCCTTAATTATAGCGATTGTTACGTGGCATTGGCGCGTAAGCGCGCGCTGGCAGCCGATTTAGTTGTAGTTAACCACCATTTATTTTGTGCGGATATGGCAGTAAAAGAAAGTGGATTTGGTGAGTTGATTCCACAAGCCGAAGTCATTATTTTTGATGAGGCTCATCAACTGCCAGATATTGCGAGTCAATATTTTGGGCAGTCACTGACATCACGCCAATTATTTGATCTTTGCAAAGATATGAATATTGTTTATCGCACTGAATTAAAAGATATGTCACAGCTTGGCGTGGCTGCAGATCAGTTGCAGAAAATGGTACAAGATTTTCGTTTATTGTTAGGTGATGGGAGCCAACGTGGTAATTGGCGTGAGCTTTTTTCACAAAGCGCGGTCAAAAAAGGGTATGAAAATCTAAAAGAAAAATTGGATTTTTGCGCCGATGTGATTAAACTCGCTCTAGGGCGTTCACAAACCTTGGATAGTATTTTTGAACGAATTGCCGCGGTAAAAAATCAACTAGAGCGTTTGTCCGATACGACAATTACAGGTTATTGTTATTGGTATGAAACCTTCAATCGACAATTTGGTCTACATATTACACCACTTACTGTGTCGGATAAATTTGGAGAGCAAATGCGAGCCAAAGAAACGGCTTGGATATTTACATCAGCCACGTTGGAAGTTGGCGGAACTTTCAGTCATTTTTGTCAACGATTAGGCATTGAAGGTGCTGAGCAAAAACTCTTAGAAAGTCCGTTTAATTATCCTGAGCAAGCGCTATTTTGTGTGCCGCGCTATTTACCAAGTAGTAATCAAGTGCACACATTAACACAGCTTGCGGAAATGTTGCTGCCAGTCATTGAAGTGAATAAAGGGCGTTGTTTCGTATTATGCACGTCTTATTTTATGATGCGAGGTCTTGCGGAGTATTTTCGTGAACATAGTGGATTATCTATTTTGCTACAAGGTGAAACATCAAAAAGCAAACTCCTTGAACAGTTTGTTCAAGAAGAGCATAGTGTACTTGTTGCAACATCGAGTTTTTGGGAAGGCGTGGATGTGCGTGGTGATGCGTTGTCATTGGTAATTATTGATAAATTACCGTTTACTTCACCAGATGAACCGTTACTTAAAGCGCGTATTGAAGATTGTAAGTTGCAAGGTGGTGAGCCATTTAATGACATTCAAATTCCCGAAGCTGTCATTGCATTGAAACAAGGAGTTGGACGTTTAATTCGTGATGTGAACGATAAAGGCGCAGTTATCATTTGTGATAGCCGTTTGGTCAATCGAGCCTATGGTGAAACATTTTTGAAAAGCCTACCGAACGCGAAACGTACAAGAGATTTAGGCAAAGTCATTGAATTTTTGGAAAATTTACAGAATTAG
- a CDS encoding peptidase M22 glycoprotease — MNNLTLLAIDTSTEACSVALLHKGEKTYLDEIAERSHTKRILPMVDHILAQSDVHLGQLDALVFGRGPGSFTGVRVGAGIAQGLALGADLPVIAVSNLTAMAQAAYEQMQATQVVTAIDARMNEIYFSQLKAEKVRSEFGEFLQWNEVIAEQVGTPNRLIEQLGQWLDEWVTVGTGWAAYNALQLMGKNTTITLPSAQYMLSLAVPMWYQRQTIHAVDIEPVYLRNEVTWKKLPGRE, encoded by the coding sequence ATGAATAATTTAACATTATTAGCAATTGATACTTCAACAGAAGCCTGTTCTGTCGCATTGTTACATAAGGGCGAGAAAACTTATTTAGATGAAATAGCAGAGCGTAGCCATACTAAGCGTATTTTACCTATGGTAGATCACATTTTAGCGCAGTCAGACGTGCACTTAGGGCAGCTTGATGCGTTGGTCTTTGGACGTGGTCCAGGAAGTTTTACCGGCGTGCGTGTGGGAGCAGGTATTGCCCAAGGTTTAGCCTTAGGCGCAGATTTGCCTGTTATTGCCGTATCAAATTTAACTGCAATGGCACAAGCAGCCTATGAACAAATGCAGGCAACGCAAGTGGTTACAGCTATTGATGCTCGTATGAACGAGATCTATTTTTCTCAGTTAAAAGCCGAGAAAGTGCGGTCAGAATTTGGTGAATTTTTGCAATGGAATGAAGTTATTGCTGAACAAGTAGGTACACCTAATCGTCTTATTGAACAACTTGGTCAATGGCTAGATGAGTGGGTGACTGTTGGAACAGGGTGGGCTGCTTATAATGCTTTGCAATTAATGGGTAAAAATACGACAATTACTTTGCCGTCGGCACAATATATGTTGAGTTTAGCTGTTCCAATGTGGTATCAAAGACAAACTATTCACGCAGTAGATATCGAGCCGGTTTACTTGCGTAATGAAGTGACGTGGAAAAAATTACCAGGTCGTGAATAG
- the slp gene encoding Slp family outer membrane lipoprotein → MKKIAIFLTALLLAACVNPPVGLEKNEFTIQSLKQIEQDDYACKCKKVRLAGKVIVATALKTQTKVEVMSLPVASYSAKPVITSQTDGRFIAYLNGFVDPESLNNQYISVAGTLTGKEKGKIDQADYEFPVIQATAYKQWRQRQEYDYDDYYWDDYYYGGFGWGRPHIWSRFDWGYPPPKLRTVLY, encoded by the coding sequence ATGAAAAAAATAGCGATTTTTTTAACCGCACTTTTACTGGCGGCCTGTGTAAATCCCCCAGTTGGATTGGAAAAAAATGAATTTACTATTCAGTCATTGAAGCAAATTGAGCAAGATGATTATGCCTGTAAATGTAAAAAAGTGCGTTTAGCGGGTAAGGTAATTGTTGCAACGGCATTAAAAACACAGACAAAGGTTGAAGTAATGAGTTTACCTGTTGCAAGTTATTCAGCTAAACCCGTTATTACTTCGCAAACAGATGGACGTTTTATTGCTTATTTAAATGGTTTTGTTGATCCTGAAAGTTTGAATAATCAATATATTAGCGTGGCAGGCACATTGACTGGAAAAGAAAAGGGCAAGATTGATCAAGCGGATTATGAATTTCCTGTGATTCAAGCTACGGCCTATAAACAGTGGCGACAACGTCAAGAATATGATTATGACGATTATTATTGGGATGATTATTATTATGGCGGTTTTGGTTGGGGAAGACCGCATATTTGGAGTCGATTTGATTGGGGATACCCACCACCAAAATTGCGTACTGTACTGTATTAA